One window of the Montipora foliosa isolate CH-2021 chromosome 4, ASM3666993v2, whole genome shotgun sequence genome contains the following:
- the LOC138001290 gene encoding uncharacterized protein — translation MIQFQRQTFQSVASTIRQGFALPKPELSKFDGDPLEFWNFIRSIESNIEKNASDESEKLAFLPQYCTGAARNAIKSCVSMDPACGFQTARALLKDRFGHPFKIALAYLNRITNGPRVKPYDQKGLLAIADQLRDCQSALESIGYLDEINSADYLRRIVDRLPLHLKTKWLEVADSIQQTGQRPKTHHISQFVTSKALPRTLTGTILRRTLLAV, via the coding sequence ATGATACAGTTCCAGCGGCAAACGTTTCAATCAGTGGCGTCAACGATTAGGCAAGGGTTTGCCTTACCTAAACCAGAACTCAGCAAGTTTGATGGAGATCCGCTTGAGTTTTGGAACTTTATTCGCTCCATTGAGAGCAATATCGAGAAAAATGCGTCCGATGAGAGTGAGAAGTTGGCATTTCTTCCTCAATACTGTACGGGAGCAGCTAGAAATGCTATCAAGAGCTGTGTTTCCATGGATCCTGCATGTGGATTCCAGACTGCACGAGCCCTGCTGAAAGATCGTTTTGGGCATCCATTCAAGATTGCCCTAGCCTACTTAAACCGAATAACAAATGGTCCACGCGTCAAGCCTTATGACCAAAAGGGGCTATTGGCTATTGCAGATCAGCTAAGGGATTGCCAGAGCGCATTAGAATCAATCGGGTACTTGGACGAAATTAACAGCGCCGATTATCTGAGAAGAATAGTTGACAGGCTCCCCCTTCACCTGAAAACGAAGTGGCTTGAGGTCGCAGACAGTATCCAGCAAACTGGTCAGCGACCGAAAACTCATCACATTTCCCAGTTTGTCACTTCCAAGGCATTACCACGTACCCTAACAGGAACAATTCTTAGACGGACTTTATTAGCTGTATAG